In Gemmata obscuriglobus, a single genomic region encodes these proteins:
- the cas3g gene encoding type I-G CRISPR-associated helicase/endonuclease Cas3g, whose product MNKNEFATAFATLAGTPGPFPWQWELYKRFVAGDIPASCNLPTGLGKTSVIHVWLLALSVNNKLPRRLVYVVNRRTVVDQTTNEVENLRERLPDVPEVEAALWALCSTRPEKPDPKKDRPLAISTLRGQFADNREWSADPSRPAVICGTVDMIGSRLLFSGYGCGFKTRPLHAGFLGQDALIVHDEAHLEPAFQELLVEIEKEQQRCKDFRPLRVVELTATSRADGPPPFTLSDEDYKDETVQRRVGAKKALHLQPNKDEKKLADEIADLALKHKESGSAILVFVRKVDDVDKVTKKLPKGLFEQLTGTLRGLERDDLVKKPIFQRFLPPSNRNTTAAPQPGTVYLVCTSAGEVGVNISADHLVCDLSTFESMAQRFGRVNRFGERTDTEIHVVHPREADFDGENTIDVRRMRTLTLLLQLNGQGSPAALGMLDPKARQEAFAPTPTILPVSDILFDAWALTTIRAKLPGRPPVEPYLHGLAEWQPPEAHVAWREEVGCITGALLTQYPPQDLLEDYPLKPHELLRDNSGRVFDRLKKLKADAGTPVWVVDDDDSVRVTTLGELIDAGKEAIERRTVLLPPGAGGLANGMLDATSTSADDVADRWFADELRTRHRRIRVWDDDTVPSGMRRIRKAIDIKPDAEEAEEEETGTRFWYWFELSSGGDGDGSKNTTGAVLWQVHTDDVVKNTAAIVEKLGLGDLVKAFEIAAKCHDLGKRRKVFQTVLGNRAYPAVTLAKSGQKGGRIAETYRHEFGSLIDTANPDLAPGFAGLSEDLKAFVLHVIATHHGRGRPHFPEPEAFDPERPDADAKTVAREVPRRFAQLQRKYGRWGLAYLESLLRAADYAASAKPSAFVTEGVK is encoded by the coding sequence ATGAATAAGAACGAGTTTGCCACCGCCTTTGCGACGCTCGCGGGCACTCCCGGCCCTTTTCCTTGGCAGTGGGAGTTGTATAAGCGGTTCGTCGCTGGTGACATCCCGGCGTCGTGTAACCTGCCAACCGGTTTGGGCAAAACATCGGTCATCCACGTCTGGCTGCTCGCTCTGTCTGTGAACAACAAGCTCCCGCGGCGGTTGGTGTACGTTGTGAACCGGCGCACCGTGGTGGATCAGACGACAAATGAAGTGGAGAATCTCCGAGAGCGCTTGCCGGATGTCCCGGAGGTCGAAGCCGCGCTTTGGGCGTTGTGTTCGACACGCCCAGAGAAGCCTGACCCGAAGAAGGACCGGCCGCTCGCGATCAGCACACTACGCGGCCAATTCGCGGACAACCGCGAGTGGAGCGCCGACCCGTCGCGCCCGGCGGTGATCTGCGGCACCGTAGACATGATCGGCTCGCGGCTGCTGTTCAGCGGGTACGGATGCGGGTTCAAGACGCGCCCCTTGCACGCCGGGTTCTTGGGCCAGGACGCGCTCATCGTCCACGACGAAGCGCACCTGGAACCGGCGTTTCAGGAGTTGCTCGTAGAGATCGAAAAGGAACAGCAGCGGTGCAAGGACTTCCGGCCGCTTCGGGTGGTGGAACTGACCGCGACCTCGCGGGCCGATGGCCCGCCGCCGTTCACCCTCTCCGACGAGGATTACAAGGACGAAACCGTTCAACGACGCGTCGGCGCGAAGAAGGCGCTTCACCTCCAGCCGAACAAGGACGAGAAGAAACTCGCGGACGAGATTGCGGACCTTGCGCTGAAGCACAAAGAATCCGGCAGTGCGATTCTGGTTTTCGTCCGCAAAGTTGATGACGTTGATAAAGTCACGAAGAAGCTCCCGAAAGGTTTGTTCGAGCAACTGACCGGAACCCTTCGCGGGTTGGAACGCGACGACCTCGTGAAGAAGCCGATTTTCCAGCGGTTCTTACCGCCCTCGAACCGCAACACGACCGCCGCACCGCAACCGGGCACGGTGTACCTCGTCTGCACGAGCGCGGGCGAGGTGGGGGTGAACATTTCGGCGGATCACCTCGTCTGCGACCTCTCGACGTTCGAGAGCATGGCCCAGCGGTTCGGCCGCGTGAACCGCTTCGGGGAACGTACCGACACCGAGATTCACGTCGTTCACCCAAGAGAAGCGGACTTCGATGGCGAGAATACGATCGACGTGCGGCGGATGCGGACTCTCACTTTGCTTCTGCAACTTAACGGCCAAGGCAGTCCGGCCGCACTCGGGATGCTCGACCCGAAGGCGCGCCAGGAGGCGTTCGCGCCGACACCGACCATCCTCCCCGTGTCCGACATTCTGTTCGATGCGTGGGCGCTCACAACCATCCGCGCCAAGTTGCCCGGGCGCCCGCCGGTCGAACCGTATTTGCACGGATTGGCAGAATGGCAACCGCCGGAAGCGCACGTCGCGTGGCGCGAGGAAGTGGGCTGCATTACGGGCGCCCTGCTGACGCAGTATCCGCCCCAAGACCTGCTCGAAGATTATCCGCTGAAGCCGCACGAACTGCTTCGCGACAACTCGGGCCGCGTGTTCGATCGGCTGAAGAAGTTGAAGGCCGATGCAGGAACTCCTGTATGGGTCGTGGACGATGACGATTCCGTCCGCGTCACCACGCTCGGCGAGTTGATCGACGCGGGTAAAGAGGCCATCGAGCGCCGAACCGTTCTCCTCCCGCCCGGAGCCGGTGGGCTTGCGAACGGAATGTTGGACGCGACATCGACCTCCGCAGATGACGTGGCCGACCGATGGTTCGCGGACGAATTGCGGACACGGCACCGCCGCATTCGCGTCTGGGACGATGACACCGTGCCCAGCGGAATGCGACGAATTCGCAAGGCGATCGACATCAAGCCCGATGCGGAAGAGGCAGAGGAAGAAGAAACCGGCACGCGCTTCTGGTACTGGTTCGAGCTATCATCCGGCGGCGACGGGGACGGTTCCAAGAACACGACGGGAGCCGTACTGTGGCAGGTTCACACCGACGATGTGGTGAAAAACACGGCGGCGATCGTCGAGAAGCTTGGCCTGGGAGACTTGGTCAAGGCTTTCGAGATCGCGGCGAAGTGTCACGACCTCGGCAAGAGGCGCAAGGTGTTTCAGACCGTTCTTGGTAACCGGGCCTATCCAGCGGTCACGCTGGCAAAATCGGGTCAAAAGGGCGGGCGGATCGCGGAGACATACCGGCACGAGTTCGGCTCGCTCATCGACACCGCGAATCCGGATCTAGCCCCAGGTTTCGCGGGCCTCTCAGAAGACCTGAAAGCGTTTGTGCTGCACGTCATCGCGACGCACCACGGGCGCGGTCGCCCGCATTTCCCAGAACCCGAAGCGTTCGACCCCGAGCGCCCGGACGCCGACGCCAAGACGGTTGCCCGCGAGGTGCCGCGTCGGTTCGCGCAATTGCAGCGCAAGTACGGGCGGTGGGGGCTGGCGTACCTGGAGTCGCTGTTGCGCGCCGCGGACTACGCCGCAAGTGCCAAGCCGTCGGCGTTCGTGACGGAGGGCGTGAAATGA
- a CDS encoding TIGR02996 domain-containing protein: MSEEDALLAAIHANPDDDDPRLAYADWLDEHDRPERAEFIRAQVEWSRLRSDEAGRLKNRTDELLATNFQRWTAEIGPLDPEKVQLRFERGFPTELTIRDATEEELSILRQLPTIRLLALEGQCELTPSVLALIIALGHLDVLLITEAEINVTVLNALESLPPWVFLRLCTRTCGNEAWLAFRARRLARFEQLPPDEQRGGAIRALRFSSYHLPRPCELVKSLDVSPTDDELRVFTSIREVEHVRIANGDVTTAGLYHLPRLSKLKTLEIDSCPVDSIAPLTACPNLTELVITAEAGTERRAVVNDTGTAGLEKLTNLRRLKLDWCEIGGQTLRRLAALHRLRSLELMLFWGQHISGTDLAELTGLLELEKLTLHPIPPWALEYIGPLRTLRTLTLSLFGEGDSEFRHLAQLTNLCWLKLTGPAVTDCALGHLRTLRSLRTLHISESAVTATGALTLAHQLPAAKIISDTVVAWSPNTALTFHRRVVAGFASVLVPVGWDKPQEHSDPFGFELQEDGWDPADATRTTGTTPARIALEVCAATSAEDGLRSWLQRDGDYTFDVITRRPTVLAGPDSAVCEYSDRLLPRERQIAFAIADSGSMAVLVCTALEYRMEELRPLFMFIARSLRVGAAALE; encoded by the coding sequence ATGAGCGAAGAAGACGCGCTGCTGGCCGCGATCCACGCGAACCCCGACGACGACGACCCGCGCCTCGCTTACGCCGACTGGCTCGACGAGCACGACCGGCCCGAGCGCGCGGAGTTCATCCGCGCGCAGGTCGAATGGTCACGCCTACGGAGCGACGAGGCCGGGCGGCTTAAGAACCGTACGGACGAGCTTCTCGCCACAAATTTTCAGAGATGGACGGCAGAGATCGGGCCACTCGATCCGGAGAAGGTGCAACTGCGTTTCGAGCGCGGGTTCCCGACCGAGTTGACCATCCGAGACGCTACGGAGGAAGAACTGTCGATTCTCCGCCAACTGCCCACAATCCGATTGCTAGCCCTAGAAGGCCAGTGCGAGCTGACGCCATCGGTGTTGGCGTTAATCATCGCACTGGGGCACTTGGACGTCCTCCTGATTACTGAGGCGGAAATCAACGTCACGGTTTTGAACGCACTCGAATCGCTACCACCCTGGGTTTTTCTGAGGCTTTGCACCCGTACTTGCGGCAATGAGGCATGGCTGGCGTTCCGCGCACGTCGGCTCGCGCGGTTCGAACAACTGCCGCCCGACGAACAGCGCGGTGGGGCGATCCGAGCGCTTCGGTTCTCGAGCTACCATCTGCCGCGCCCCTGCGAACTCGTGAAGTCCCTCGACGTTTCGCCTACCGATGACGAACTTCGGGTGTTCACGTCAATTAGAGAAGTGGAGCACGTTCGTATCGCCAACGGCGATGTCACCACGGCTGGCTTGTACCATCTTCCCCGACTCTCAAAGTTGAAGACGCTGGAGATCGATTCGTGCCCGGTCGATTCGATCGCTCCACTGACGGCGTGCCCCAACCTAACGGAGCTTGTAATCACAGCAGAAGCGGGCACCGAGCGGCGTGCCGTTGTCAACGATACCGGCACCGCGGGGTTGGAGAAGCTCACGAACCTGCGCCGGTTGAAACTGGATTGGTGCGAAATCGGTGGGCAAACGCTTCGGCGCCTCGCTGCGTTGCACCGACTTCGCTCGCTGGAACTGATGCTGTTTTGGGGTCAGCACATTAGTGGCACCGACCTCGCCGAATTAACTGGGTTGCTGGAACTTGAAAAGCTCACACTGCACCCAATTCCTCCTTGGGCGCTTGAGTACATCGGACCGTTGCGGACGCTGCGGACATTGACACTGTCTTTGTTCGGCGAGGGTGATTCAGAGTTCCGGCATCTCGCGCAACTCACGAACCTGTGCTGGCTGAAGCTGACCGGGCCGGCCGTGACGGATTGTGCGCTGGGCCACCTCCGCACGCTGCGAAGCCTTCGCACACTGCATATCAGTGAGTCGGCCGTTACCGCGACCGGGGCACTAACGCTCGCGCATCAACTGCCGGCCGCAAAGATCATTTCGGATACGGTTGTGGCGTGGTCGCCGAACACAGCGCTGACTTTTCACCGGCGCGTCGTAGCTGGATTCGCATCCGTGTTGGTGCCCGTGGGGTGGGACAAGCCACAAGAGCATTCCGATCCGTTCGGGTTTGAGTTACAAGAAGACGGCTGGGATCCGGCCGATGCCACGCGAACCACAGGTACCACACCGGCCAGAATCGCACTGGAGGTTTGCGCTGCGACTTCGGCTGAGGACGGCCTTCGGAGTTGGCTTCAGCGCGACGGCGATTACACGTTCGATGTAATCACGCGCCGGCCAACCGTGCTGGCCGGCCCTGATTCTGCCGTGTGTGAGTACAGCGACCGTCTGCTGCCGCGCGAACGTCAAATCGCGTTCGCCATCGCCGATAGCGGGAGCATGGCTGTGCTCGTTTGTACCGCTTTGGAATACCGGATGGAGGAACTTCGCCCCCTGTTCATGTTCATCGCCCGGTCGCTTCGCGTTGGCGCGGCGGCACTGGAGTAG
- a CDS encoding CRISPR-associated endonuclease Cas4/Cas1 → MSATTDLIPVRALNQVTYCPRLYYLQYVDCVMPTNEHVEGGLHDHRRVDAPDLKNKTRTDRGTATSRGVALSSERLGVTGVLDVLEEKGGARYPVETKHGSAPHDADGKPTVWDNDAVQLCAQAMLLEEAFGQPVPHGFQFHAGSRERVPLEFAPELRQKTRDAVARCRELAALAAPPPPLPPELRHRCFGCSLAPVCLPEETLYQLGHPAPGADAAEKPVPELKKVIPMTDDGAVLYLQEPGTSVGKRSEHLVVKKEGQELTRVPMHAIRQVVVCGNVQVSTQALETLAANDIAVAYVTGHGRFIGSFVPAPAKNVSLREAQFRTFNDPSACLDLAKAVVRAKLSNQRALLMRSLRGEGEARGSHEYSAKGIYGLLGALDAQTSVESVLGIEGQGAALYFGDFGRFLKQPPTGKGFDFTTRNRRPPRDPVNALLSFAYAMLAKDCFSVACTVGFDPYKGFFHVGRHGKPSLALDLMEEFRPVIADSVVLTLINNEALTPDDFIIWRDACSLTEKGRRAFFAAYEQRKATVVTHPVYGYRMSYARMLEVQARMLAAFVRGGVPSYTGFTVR, encoded by the coding sequence ATGTCTGCGACCACAGACCTGATCCCGGTGCGCGCCCTGAACCAGGTGACGTACTGCCCGCGCCTGTACTACCTCCAGTACGTCGATTGCGTGATGCCCACCAACGAGCACGTCGAGGGCGGGCTGCACGACCACCGCCGGGTGGACGCCCCGGACCTGAAGAACAAGACCCGCACCGACCGCGGCACCGCCACCAGCCGCGGGGTCGCGCTGTCCAGCGAGCGGCTCGGCGTCACCGGCGTGCTCGACGTGCTCGAGGAGAAGGGCGGCGCTCGGTACCCGGTGGAGACCAAGCACGGGAGCGCCCCGCACGACGCCGACGGCAAGCCCACCGTGTGGGACAACGACGCGGTCCAACTGTGCGCCCAGGCGATGCTGCTGGAGGAGGCGTTCGGGCAGCCGGTGCCGCACGGGTTCCAGTTCCACGCCGGGAGCCGCGAGCGGGTGCCGCTGGAGTTCGCGCCCGAGCTGCGCCAGAAGACCCGCGACGCCGTCGCCCGGTGCCGGGAGCTGGCGGCCCTCGCCGCCCCGCCGCCGCCCCTTCCGCCCGAGCTGCGGCACCGGTGCTTCGGGTGCTCGCTGGCGCCGGTGTGCCTGCCCGAAGAGACCCTGTACCAGCTCGGGCACCCGGCCCCGGGGGCGGACGCGGCCGAGAAGCCGGTCCCGGAGCTGAAGAAGGTCATCCCGATGACCGACGACGGCGCGGTGCTGTACCTCCAGGAGCCCGGCACCTCGGTGGGCAAGCGCAGCGAGCACCTCGTGGTGAAGAAGGAGGGCCAGGAACTCACCCGGGTGCCGATGCACGCGATCCGGCAGGTGGTGGTGTGCGGGAACGTGCAGGTGAGCACGCAGGCACTGGAGACGCTGGCGGCCAACGACATCGCGGTGGCGTATGTGACCGGGCACGGGCGGTTCATCGGCTCGTTCGTGCCCGCGCCCGCCAAAAACGTGTCCCTGCGCGAGGCCCAGTTCCGCACGTTCAACGACCCCTCCGCGTGCCTCGACCTCGCGAAGGCCGTAGTGCGGGCGAAGCTGAGCAACCAACGGGCGCTGCTCATGCGGAGCTTGCGGGGGGAGGGCGAGGCGCGCGGCAGTCACGAGTATTCGGCGAAGGGCATTTACGGGCTGCTCGGGGCGCTCGACGCCCAGACCTCGGTGGAGTCCGTTCTCGGGATCGAGGGCCAGGGCGCGGCCCTGTACTTCGGGGACTTCGGGCGGTTCCTGAAGCAGCCGCCGACCGGGAAGGGGTTCGACTTCACCACCCGCAACCGGCGCCCGCCCCGCGACCCGGTGAACGCGCTGCTGTCGTTCGCGTACGCGATGCTGGCGAAGGACTGCTTCTCGGTCGCGTGTACCGTCGGGTTCGACCCGTACAAGGGCTTCTTTCACGTGGGCCGGCACGGGAAGCCGTCGCTGGCGCTGGACCTGATGGAGGAGTTCCGCCCGGTGATCGCGGACTCGGTGGTGCTGACGCTCATCAACAACGAGGCGCTCACGCCCGACGACTTCATCATCTGGCGGGACGCGTGCAGCCTCACGGAGAAGGGGCGGCGGGCGTTCTTCGCGGCGTACGAGCAGCGGAAGGCGACGGTGGTGACGCACCCGGTGTACGGGTACCGGATGAGCTACGCGCGGATGCTGGAGGTGCAGGCCCGGATGCTGGCGGCGTTCGTGCGCGGCGGCGTCCCGAGCTACACCGGGTTCACGGTGCGGTGA
- a CDS encoding RluA family pseudouridine synthase, with translation MQNLSPPASETPMLEFLLAALAPMNRTRVKQLLRSGRVVVNGASVTRHDHTVRPADKVGVAREAPPAPPSASGLEIVHEDAHLVVIDKPSGLLTVATESEKLDTAFVRLSDYLRARNAGRPFVVHRLDRDTSGLLLFARSAEVRDQLQGNWEELTKTYLAVVEGRPESSEGGVENYLTEGRDLRVRASPRPGPDGKRAASRYTVRQTRGGYSLVEVEIETGRKHQIRVHLAGLGCPVAGDKMYGATTDPVRRLGLHAWRLSFDHPFTLERLELEAPLPSALARIVGL, from the coding sequence ATGCAGAACCTGTCTCCACCTGCTTCCGAAACGCCGATGCTGGAGTTCTTGCTGGCGGCGCTCGCGCCGATGAACCGCACCCGCGTGAAGCAGCTCCTTCGCTCCGGGCGGGTGGTCGTGAACGGTGCGTCCGTGACGCGGCACGACCACACGGTTCGGCCCGCCGACAAGGTAGGCGTGGCGCGCGAGGCGCCGCCCGCGCCGCCGTCCGCGTCCGGGCTGGAGATCGTTCACGAGGACGCGCACCTCGTCGTGATCGACAAGCCGTCGGGACTGCTCACCGTGGCGACCGAGTCGGAGAAGCTCGACACCGCGTTCGTGCGCCTGAGCGACTACCTGCGGGCGCGGAACGCGGGGCGGCCCTTCGTGGTTCACCGGCTCGACCGCGACACATCGGGCCTGCTGCTCTTCGCGCGCAGCGCCGAGGTCCGCGACCAGCTTCAGGGGAACTGGGAGGAGCTGACGAAGACCTACCTCGCGGTGGTCGAGGGCCGCCCGGAGTCGTCCGAAGGGGGGGTCGAGAACTACCTGACGGAGGGCCGCGACCTGCGGGTGCGCGCGAGCCCGCGCCCCGGGCCGGACGGGAAACGCGCGGCGTCGCGTTACACGGTCCGGCAGACCCGCGGCGGCTACTCGTTAGTGGAAGTGGAGATCGAAACGGGGCGCAAGCACCAGATCCGCGTTCACCTAGCCGGGCTGGGGTGCCCGGTCGCGGGCGACAAGATGTACGGCGCGACGACCGACCCCGTCCGGCGCCTGGGCCTGCACGCGTGGCGGTTGAGCTTCGACCACCCGTTCACGCTGGAGCGCCTCGAACTGGAAGCGCCGCTCCCGTCGGCGCTGGCGCGAATCGTGGGCTTGTGA
- a CDS encoding TIGR02996 domain-containing protein, with the protein MFTDDDVAFQRALLANPADTTLKLVYADWLQDRADPRAEFVRLQVQLAGLIDSSAGPQAAGVFGTLGDEFEPAWTAFMTTLAQPFAPVRFQHDDPPHPFAEAVGTRGRVVTFGSQFCAPDEWDEGLLADLAFLTGVEWGECCYGAADCPMYGFVCQLEPGRHPLTGRDVIDAVRAGGFRSDHIDTLDATAIPYPGYHPHTLNDEVHTDFADQCLFNHETAGAEDAGAHGALKGYVRGRLWYVLLHAGGWPCGEVTLLAVGHSPHGDRLVGAITSQVCHNLCD; encoded by the coding sequence ATGTTCACCGACGACGACGTTGCGTTCCAGCGGGCGCTCCTCGCGAACCCGGCCGACACCACGCTGAAGCTCGTGTACGCCGACTGGCTCCAGGACCGCGCCGACCCGCGGGCCGAGTTCGTCCGGCTCCAGGTCCAGCTCGCCGGGCTGATCGATTCGTCTGCCGGGCCGCAAGCGGCCGGGGTGTTCGGCACCCTGGGGGACGAGTTCGAGCCGGCGTGGACCGCGTTCATGACCACGCTCGCGCAGCCGTTCGCCCCGGTGCGGTTCCAGCACGACGACCCGCCGCACCCGTTCGCCGAAGCGGTCGGCACCCGCGGCCGGGTGGTCACGTTCGGGTCGCAGTTCTGCGCCCCCGACGAGTGGGACGAGGGGCTGCTCGCGGACCTCGCGTTCCTGACGGGCGTCGAGTGGGGCGAGTGCTGCTACGGCGCCGCGGACTGCCCGATGTACGGGTTCGTGTGCCAACTGGAGCCGGGCCGGCACCCGCTCACCGGGCGCGACGTGATCGACGCGGTCCGCGCCGGCGGCTTCCGCAGCGACCACATCGACACGCTGGACGCGACCGCGATCCCGTACCCGGGCTACCACCCGCACACGCTCAACGACGAGGTCCACACCGATTTCGCCGACCAGTGCCTGTTCAACCACGAGACGGCCGGGGCGGAGGACGCGGGGGCGCACGGCGCGCTGAAGGGGTACGTGCGCGGGCGGCTCTGGTACGTCCTGCTCCACGCCGGCGGCTGGCCGTGCGGCGAGGTGACGCTGCTCGCGGTCGGGCACTCGCCGCACGGGGACCGGCTCGTCGGCGCGATCACCAGTCAGGTGTGCCACAACCTGTGCGATTGA
- the cas8g2 gene encoding type I-G CRISPR-associated protein Cas8g2: MSFSVAVDPTNPGQFFACCGLLELADRLWPGAEGWFEDGTFHVSTGDIATLIDQLVCLRFVSSLGDDGLKRLGSLLSADKSTLTELDKQDKERLRKAWQVERVQIPAPFDFWLDWWWNDKSGVTLLKTWAAKQFVLSMANPMLSALKSLTWDSSSRENCLQRTAKLSGLPFYFDAANNTQNTPRDNGFAPGAVKSAPNDRPLLELLAFVGLQRFRPHRPDKAERILYATWSIPLPPSVASVAAAGMLNVTGSRAFEFRMLYRTEYMKAFLPAQAVRGVK; encoded by the coding sequence ATGAGTTTCAGCGTAGCTGTGGACCCGACTAATCCGGGCCAGTTCTTTGCGTGCTGCGGGTTGCTGGAGTTGGCTGACCGTCTCTGGCCCGGCGCGGAAGGTTGGTTCGAGGACGGAACGTTTCATGTGTCGACGGGTGATATCGCAACGTTAATTGACCAGCTTGTCTGCCTGCGATTCGTTAGTTCGCTCGGCGACGACGGATTGAAGCGGCTTGGCAGCCTACTGAGTGCCGACAAATCGACACTAACGGAACTGGACAAGCAAGATAAAGAGCGATTGCGAAAGGCTTGGCAAGTTGAGCGAGTTCAAATCCCCGCTCCGTTCGATTTCTGGTTGGATTGGTGGTGGAATGATAAATCTGGCGTGACGCTGCTCAAGACTTGGGCGGCGAAACAATTCGTTCTGTCGATGGCTAACCCGATGCTGTCCGCTCTTAAGAGCCTGACCTGGGACAGCAGCAGCAGGGAAAACTGTTTGCAGCGGACAGCGAAATTGTCAGGGTTGCCCTTTTATTTTGATGCAGCAAACAACACTCAAAATACGCCGCGCGACAATGGTTTTGCTCCGGGGGCTGTAAAGTCAGCTCCCAACGATAGACCGCTGCTTGAACTGCTCGCGTTTGTCGGGTTGCAGCGGTTTCGTCCACATCGACCCGATAAAGCTGAGCGAATTCTGTACGCAACTTGGTCCATTCCCCTTCCGCCTTCTGTCGCTTCGGTAGCAGCAGCGGGGATGTTGAACGTGACAGGTAGTCGAGCCTTTGAATTCCGCATGCTTTACCGGACTGAGTATATGAAAGCGTTTCTTCCTGCCCAAGCCGTGCGAGGTGTCAAATGA
- a CDS encoding citrate synthase, with protein sequence MSTEIEYKPGLEDVPAAKSAVSFLDGKKAVLEYRGIPVEVLAKESSFEEVSWLLVKGDLPTQKQLAEFDHDLRQRRAIHFRLKDLIKCMPADGHPMDALHAGVAALGMFYPCPTVSNPAKNWDATCRLIAALPTLVAAFARVRRGEEILDPRSDLDHAGNFYYMLFGKEPSPATRKVLDACLILHAEHQMNASTFTARVTGSTLATPYHTIASAIGSLSGPLHGGANEEALRQFEEIGGPEQVKGWLDAKRAVDSKYKVMGMGHRVYKVKDARATVLQEIAEHMFAETARPKTYETALELERLCAGIYGPKGIYPNVDFYSGVVYQSLGIPTDVFTPIFAIARVSGWLAHWTEQLVGNRIFRPEQISIGKTDVKYVPLEQRA encoded by the coding sequence ATGAGCACCGAAATCGAATACAAACCGGGCCTTGAGGATGTGCCCGCCGCGAAATCCGCGGTCAGCTTCTTGGACGGCAAAAAGGCGGTGCTGGAGTACCGCGGCATCCCGGTCGAGGTCCTCGCGAAAGAGAGCAGTTTTGAAGAGGTGTCGTGGCTGCTGGTCAAAGGCGACCTGCCCACCCAGAAGCAGCTCGCCGAGTTCGACCACGACCTGCGCCAGCGCCGGGCCATCCACTTCCGCCTCAAAGACCTGATCAAGTGCATGCCCGCCGACGGGCACCCGATGGACGCCCTGCACGCCGGCGTCGCGGCGCTCGGGATGTTCTACCCGTGCCCGACCGTCAGCAACCCCGCCAAGAACTGGGACGCCACCTGCCGCCTGATCGCCGCGCTGCCCACCCTCGTGGCCGCGTTCGCCCGGGTCCGCCGGGGCGAGGAGATCCTCGACCCCCGCAGCGACCTGGACCACGCCGGCAACTTCTACTACATGCTGTTCGGCAAGGAGCCGTCGCCCGCCACCCGTAAAGTGCTCGACGCGTGCCTCATCCTGCACGCCGAGCACCAGATGAACGCCAGCACGTTCACCGCCCGCGTCACCGGCTCGACCCTGGCGACCCCCTACCACACCATCGCGTCCGCCATCGGCTCCCTGTCCGGCCCGCTGCACGGCGGCGCGAACGAGGAGGCGCTGCGCCAGTTCGAGGAAATCGGCGGCCCGGAACAGGTGAAGGGCTGGCTGGACGCCAAGCGTGCGGTCGACTCGAAGTACAAGGTGATGGGCATGGGGCACCGGGTGTACAAGGTGAAGGACGCCCGCGCCACCGTGCTGCAAGAGATCGCCGAGCACATGTTCGCCGAGACCGCCCGGCCCAAGACCTACGAAACGGCCCTCGAACTGGAGCGGCTCTGCGCCGGGATCTACGGCCCGAAGGGCATCTACCCGAACGTGGACTTCTATTCGGGCGTGGTGTACCAGTCGCTCGGCATCCCGACCGACGTGTTCACCCCGATCTTCGCCATCGCCCGCGTGAGCGGGTGGCTCGCCCACTGGACGGAGCAGCTCGTCGGCAACCGCATCTTCCGGCCGGAGCAGATCAGCATCGGCAAGACGGACGTGAAGTACGTGCCGCTGGAGCAGCGGGCGTAG
- the cas2 gene encoding CRISPR-associated endonuclease Cas2 — protein MDSYLVCYDISNPKRLRKVARTCEDFGYRKQLSVFLVRVSATDFVRLRSRLYDIIDLSEDQVLFIPLSEQGLQRMEAIGRPTDPHDKNDVVMIL, from the coding sequence ATGGACAGCTACCTGGTGTGTTACGACATCTCGAACCCGAAGCGGCTCCGCAAGGTCGCGCGGACGTGCGAGGACTTCGGGTATCGCAAGCAATTATCTGTCTTTCTGGTTCGCGTGAGCGCTACCGACTTTGTACGATTGCGTTCCCGCTTGTATGACATCATCGACCTGAGCGAAGACCAAGTGCTGTTCATCCCGCTTTCGGAGCAGGGGTTGCAGCGCATGGAGGCGATCGGCCGACCGACCGACCCGCACGATAAGAACGACGTGGTGATGATTTTGTGA